CTTGTCGGATGATTTGGGCCAGCTCCGAGGCAACCGGCTCTGCCGAGCCGTCATCAACCACGACGATCTGGTCAAACACCCCCAGTTTACCGGCTTCCGCCAGAAGCTGGTCTAACGCGACATGATCGTCACGTACGGGAATGACCAGACCAAGGCTCATGGCGATCAGACGACGAAAAGGCGCAGGTCGATGAAGGACAGGCGGAAATTGGAGGTAGGCAGGAAGAAAATCAGCTCACGCCAGGCCGCTTCCATCGGCATTGGCTCGCGGTAGTGGACCGGGATCGCATCAACATGGCTGGCCTCTTCGGGGCGAAACAGCAGATGCTTGTCGAAAAAATAGTCGGAAAAACCGTCCGGTCCGCCCGAGCGTATGCAGGCACGGGCCACGAAAACTTCAGGCGCGGCAATACGGGCGGCAAAGCCGATGCTGCCCACATGGTGCAGTTTCTCAGCCGGGAGCCGCACATGCAGCCCACACCAGCCGCCCTGGCCGTGAGTCTGGGCCTCCATTTCCAGAACGCGCCCTCGGGCGAACTGTAGCGCCCCGTCAGCCCCAAGGCAGGATCGGCATGAAGGTCCAGTCCCGGCAAGAAATGCAGATCTGTGGCCAGATCTCCTTCGCGGGTTTCATGGCGCATAATGGCAAGAGCGTGATTGGCTTGCCCATCGGGGCCGAGAGCGATGTTATCCATTTTCTTCCTCTTAAGAGACTGAAGGGATTTAGAAAGCAGATGCGCCGGAATATCAACCACTGCGGGCAGGCTGTTGGGCTTTGGATTACTTCAACGTTGCGAGATAGCTGCCATAGTCATTCTTGGTGAACATCTCGGCACGCTCTGCAAGGGCCTCTTCGCTGATCCAACCATTTTTAAAGGCGATCTCTTCCAGACAACCGGTTTGCAAACCCTGTCGTTCGGTCAACGTGCGGACAAAATTTCCCGCGTCCAACAGGCTGCCATGGGTGCCGGTATCCAGCCAAGCATAGCCGCGCCCCATGCGTTCAACCTGCAATTTGCCCGCCCGTAGATACATCTCAAGCAGTGAGGTGATCTCCAATTCACCCGCGCCGATGGCTTAACCTCTGCTGCACGTTTCGGCGCATCTCCGTCGAGGAAATAGAGGCCCGTTACCGCGTAGTTCGAGGGCGGCACATCGGGTTTTTCGATGATCGCTCGGGCTTTGCCATCCGCATCAAAGCCGACGACCCCGTAACGTTTTGGGTCAGAGACGTGATAGCCAAACACCGTCCCCCCTTCGATGCGCGCATCTGCGGCGGCCAGCATATCCGGCAACCCGTGGCCGAAAAAGATGTTGTCCCCCAGCACCATGGCCGATGGCGCACCGGCAAGAAAGTCTTCGGCCAGCAGATAGGCTTGGGCCAGACCATCGGGATTTTCCTGCACGATGTAGGTCAGGTTGATCCCCATTGGCTGCCGTCGCCCAATGTCCGGATGAATTGTTCTTGATCCTGCGGCGTAGTGATCATGGCGATGTCACGGATGCCCCCGAGCATGAGAACCGAGAGCGGGTAGTAGATCATCGGCTTGTCGTAGATCGGCAGCAGTTGCTTCGAAATTCCCATGGTGATGGGGTATAGCCGTGTGCCAGATCCTCCAGCGAGAATGATGCCTTTGCGTTTGCTCATGATCGGGCTCCAAGGTCTTTGAGTATATCTGTGAGCGTCTCACGCCAGTCGGGCCGCGGGATGTCGAAAATGGTCTCAGTGGCGCGACAATCCAGACGGGAATTCAGCGGTCTTTGGGCCGGGGTTGGATACTCGGAAGAGGGGATGTCCGTTACCGTGCAATCAAGCTGTGACCGCGCGAAAATTTCACGGGCGAAATCGGCCCAGCTGACATCCGGCGCGCCGGAGAAATGGTAGGTTCCGCTTTTGGTTGGGTCGCTCATCAATTGCCGCGCAATGGCATGACAGGCGGCAGCGATCTCGGCAGCGTCGGTGGGGCCGCCGATCTGGTCGGCGACAATGTTAAGCGCGTCACGCTCTGCCCCGAGCCGCAGCATGGTTTTGACGAAGTTCGACCCATGGGGCGAAACCACCCAAGAGGTGCGCAGGATGGCATGGGTGCCCCGCGCCGTTCTTACCGCCTGCTCTCCGGCCAGTTTGCTGCGGCCATAAGCGCCAAGAGGGGCGGTTCGATCCTCCGGCTGCCATGGCAAGTCGCCGCCGCCGTCGAAGACGTAATCGGTCGAAATCTGGACGAAGGGGATGGCCAGTGCCGCACAAGCACGGGCCATGGCACCGGGGGCCGCCCCGTTGATCGTGGTGGCGCGCAGTTCTTCCTCTTCCGCCTCGTCGACAGCCGTATAGGCCGCCGCATTGATTACCGCCTCGGGACGCTTTCTGTGGATCAGGGCGGCGCAGGCCTCTGAGTTTTCGAGATCGGCGGCGTCACGGCCGTAACATTCCGTTCCCTCCAAGGCGGCGAGTTCGCGCGCGACCTGACCCGTTTTGCCGAAGACGAGGATGGTCATGTGCTCACCCCTTGGTGCCAAGCCGTTGGCCCACGCCATCGCGGTTCTGCAGCGCGCGCCACCAGTCCTCATTATCGAGATACCATTGTACGGTCCGCTCCAGCCCTTCTTCGACCGTCACCGACGGGCGCCAGCCCAGTTCATCACGGATACGGCTGGGGTCAATGGCATAGCGCAGGTCATGGCCCGCTCGATCCTGCACAAAGGTGATCTGATCGGCGTAGGGCGCATCTTTGGGGCGCTTTTGATCGAGAATGCTGCATATGGTTTTCACAAGGTCGATGTTGCGCGCCTCGTTCTCGCCGCCGATGTTGTAGCTGCGGCCCAAATCGCCTTTCTCCAGCACCAGCAGCAGCGCGTCGGCGTGGTCTTCTACATAGAGCCAGTCGCGCACGTTCAGCCCTTGACCGTAGACTGGGATCGGCTTGCCTGCCAAGGCGTTCAAGATCACCACCGGCACCAGTTTTTCAGGAAAGTGGAAGGGCCCGTAATTGTTGGAGCAGTTCGTCAACACGACCGGCAGACCATAGGTCTCATGCCATGCGCGGACCAGATGATCGCTAGAGGCTTTGGAGGCGGAGTAGGGCGAGCGCGGGTCATAAGGCGTGTCTTCGGTGAACATGCCATCTGGCCCGAGGGAGCCATAGACCTCATCCGTCGAGATGTGGTGAAAGCGGAACCCTCCCGGCTTGCCCTGCGCCACCCAATAGCTCCGCGCGGCTTCGAGCATGTTGTAGGTGCCGGTGATATTGGTCTCGATGAAATCCCCGGGTCCGTCGATTGAGCGGTCCACATGGCTTTCCGCGGCCAGATGCATCACCGCGTCTGGCTGGTGTGCCACTAGAATACGATCCAGCCCCACACGGTCGCGAATGTCGGCATGCTCAAAGGAGTAGAGCGGATCATCCGCTACGCTGGCGAGATTTTCGAGACAACCCGCATAGGTCAACGCATCGAGGTTGACGACCTCATGCCCCGCGCCACCGCCAGCCGCACCACTGCTGAGCCGATAAAGCCCGCGCCGCCCGTCACCAGAATCTTCATGTCGTTTTCCCATAGGTAAATGGGCTGTCGAAAGCCGCCCAATGAGCGGCCTTGGCGTCTTTGTCAGAGAGGATTGCCTCCCCGTCTATGCCCCAATCGATGCCAATATCAGGGTCGTCAAAACGCACAGCCCCATCGCATTCGGGCGCATAGTAATCGGTGCATTTATAAATGATCTCTGTATCAGGCGCGCGCGTCGCAAAGCCGTGCAAAAAACCTTTGGGGATCAGCAGTTGCAATCCATTCTCAGCGGTCAAGTCATAGCCGACCCATTGGCCATAGGTCGGACTGCCCTTGCGGATATCCACCGCCACATCGAACAGCGCGCCTCGCCCACAGCGCACCAGCTTGTCCTGCGCGTGGGGCGGGGCCTGAAAATGCAATCCGCGCACGGTCCCCACGGCGGCAGAGAGCGAGTGGTTGTCCTGCACGAAATCAAGGGTGATCCCATGTTCCGCCAGTCTCTTGTGGTTCCAGCTTTCTGAAAAGAACCCACGTGCATCGCCGAACCTCGCGGGTTTTAACAAGAGGACCCCCGGTAGGGCGGTTTGGGTTACTTGCATGGCGGCGTGATCCTTGAAGGTTTCACACTTTCCATAGCAAGCAATAGAGTCGGTGTCATGGGATGGAATAAGAGGGCGCGTTTGCAAACCAGCAGAACAAGCCCTTTC
This region of Sulfitobacter faviae genomic DNA includes:
- the rfbD gene encoding dTDP-4-dehydrorhamnose reductase; the protein is MTILVFGKTGQVARELAALEGTECYGRDAADLENSEACAALIHRKRPEAVINAAAYTAVDEAEEEELRATTINGAAPGAMARACAALAIPFVQISTDYVFDGGGDLPWQPEDRTAPLGAYGRSKLAGEQAVRTARGTHAILRTSWVVSPHGSNFVKTMLRLGAERDALNIVADQIGGPTDAAEIAAACHAIARQLMSDPTKSGTYHFSGAPDVSWADFAREIFARSQLDCTVTDIPSSEYPTPAQRPLNSRLDCRATETIFDIPRPDWRETLTDILKDLGARS
- the rfbC gene encoding dTDP-4-dehydrorhamnose 3,5-epimerase, which translates into the protein MQVTQTALPGVLLLKPARFGDARGFFSESWNHKRLAEHGITLDFVQDNHSLSAAVGTVRGLHFQAPPHAQDKLVRCGRGALFDVAVDIRKGSPTYGQWVGYDLTAENGLQLLIPKGFLHGFATRAPDTEIIYKCTDYYAPECDGAVRFDDPDIGIDWGIDGEAILSDKDAKAAHWAAFDSPFTYGKTT